Within the Cervus elaphus chromosome 13, mCerEla1.1, whole genome shotgun sequence genome, the region ttgattttattctGCAAACTGAATCCAAACTGAACCCTCTGTAGAACCTATTTGCTAACTTTGACTCCTTAACTCATCTTTCAACCCTCTTCACCTTTTCTATACACTTAATAGATGTATATCattctgtaggaaaaaaaacattaagatcacatcactcttctctttcacccttatcaagaagcTCTAGTTCTTGTTCACTATCTgtcactagagtggtatcattgacaaatctgaggttgttgatatttctcccagaagtcttgattccagtttgtgattcatccagctcagcattttgcatgatgtactctgcatatagatttataatcagagtgacaatatacagccttgtattccgttaccaatttggaaccagtcagttgttgggttctaactgttgcttcttggctgGCACACAGATTTCTACAGAGAGAGGTAAGGAAGTTacctgtttgttgtgatccacacagtcaaagattttagcatagtcaatgaagcagatgtttttctgtaattcctttgctttctctatgatccaacaaatgttggcaatttgatctctgattcctctgccttttctaaacccagcttgtagatctggaagttcttggttcacgtactactgaaacctagcttgaaggattttgagtatcaCCTTCCTAgcgtatgaaatgagtgcaaatcTACTGtagtttaacattctttggcattgcccttctttgggatttgaataaaaattgaccttttccagctctgaggccactgctgagttttccaaatttgcggacatattgagtgcatcactttaacagcatcatcttttaggatcttaaatagctcaattggaattccatcacctccactagctttgttgactCAATATATAATGCCACATAAAAATTCATTTCTAGACAAATCAtacactttcttttaaaaaaaagcatgatcacttataaaatggaaaaagtataaatttactcacattttattattaaaattatataacactaaaataaaatagtaacatgttactctaaaatattatttttacttcagtttatttctccatatcacaggaaaaaatatgataaaataaaatgattataattaCTAAGGAGGTTTTCAAAGTTATATATGTTTTCCTGGGAAACAAAGTCATAGGACAACAAAGATTGGGGAGCTTTGATCTAGAGAACTGTTACTTACATTACTATTTTTCTCCCTATCTCTAACAGTAATATTTATGATCTggaaaactgcttttaaaaatctaaacaaagTCTTAATGTTTATCACACAAAttagtctattaaaaaaaaactctgttgTCACAAATTATTTCCCTCTGCCAAATCCCTCCTGCCTTTCtatcatgcgtgcatgctaagttgcttcagtcctgtccactctttgcaaccctatggaatatagcccgccaagctcctctgtctgtccatgagattctccaggcaagaatattggagtgggttgccatgccctccttggggatcttcccaacccagggactaaaccctcatctcttatgtctcctgcattggcaggcgggttctttccaCGAGAAGGTACCTAATGATCTTGCCGGGTGGTTGCCACACAGGCAGTCCACCCATCCTCTGGCACAATAATCATATTTCATATTCAGCTGTTTTACTAAAAAGAATGGTTAGTGTTCTTCTATTTTGGTTTGCCCATTAGATCCAAGGAATTCCATATATTTACTGCCCATTAGATCCAGGCAATCTCATATATTTACTTTATTCTAAGTCTATACCCCTAATCCTACAAGGTAAACACTTACCAATTATTATGATTAACGAGAAACAGGAAATGTGGGTAAAATCCTCACCACAGTGGGGAGGAAATAAAAGAGTTCAAATCATATAGTGTACTGGAGTTGGCCAATGATACCAATTACTGTTGTGTCTTAAAATACTTTTGACCTGACTGCATTGAAAGACTACTGTTAAGGTGGGAAACTTCCCCCAAATAGTGATGAAACAAGGAAGTGAGTACTTCTACTATCCTTTCTGAGTGGTTTGTTTGAGATGATAATCAAACGAGTTCATTGATTTTTCCAaatattcttttgcttttaatacatttcataaaatttatgaCAGGTTTTAGAGTCATTTACTCTTTATGTCATTCTTCTGGCTCATCTAACATCTTAGTTGTACCTTTACATACATTGTGAGCTTTCTTATTTGTACTTAAATAATCTTTCTAAATCTACTTGTAAAAAGGTAAATGTTGGATCACCTGCTGATAGGCACTCAGTACCTCTATTAGGagattcattattaaaaaaaaaaaaacacagtatgtCCCCTAcacacaaaccttcaagttgcaaactttcaaagatgccaaTGTGCATTCACACATCCAATCACGTAAGTTAGTGCATGTGTCTGGTGTACACGGTCACGCGTGTGCATCGTCTACATGCAgttgtgcttttgtgtactttactgtacagtacCACACagagtacagtatctttatttcaacaccaggatgtccagaagcaagtgtaaaacagcggtgatgtagctggtactgctAAGAGGCACCAGAAATTGGAggttcagaggaaggaacaaagAGAGACAAGAGAAAGAAGTTAACTGAAGAACCAGAGAGAGTCACAACGCAGGAAATGGCGAGGGGATTTTCTGTGAGATACTATTAGCTTTTGAGGCACAGAACCCGAACATAGAACAGTACACAAAAGGTTGCAGCAGCCGTTCAGAACACAATCCAGTGCCCCCGTGTCATCTgggacaagattaaaaaaaaaagagctatgacccagacatcactggatcgTTTCTTTCATGAGCCTAGATagaaatgaattcagcaaggaaccagaacctttCAACACCTGCCGTCAACATCAGGCGTgaatgaaattgcagcttgccctccatctcctattgtcgatgatgctgaagctctaccatctcccacctcctctccctcctcatcAGTACCTCTTCTTGCTTGGTCACTTGATGCCAACTCCTGTGTGCCAAATCTTGTAGTGTAcctttcaaggtactgtactgtgagatttaaagtattttatttttttcagtttttaaattttttaaaatttatttttggctgtgctgggtctttgttgctgcctggctttctctaattgtgatgaacagggatgcTTTCTAGTTGAGGTGTACAGGCTTCttgctgtggtggcttctcttgttgcaaagcacaggctctagggtacacaggctccagagcacaggctcaatagttgtggcacccaGGATTGttcctccatggcatgtgggagccTCCTGGATCacggatggaacctgtgtctcacGCGTtgccagatggattctttaccactgcacatCAGGGAAGaccttatttgttttttcttttttttaatttttatttattttttttttaattttttttattattatttttttaatttttttaattttttttctttacatattatttgtgtgaaaagtattataaacctattacagtgcGGTAGCACTATATAGCAGAtggtgttagttgggtaccttgactaattttgttggacttatgaataCACTCTCGGAATGACTTGTTCATATGTAGAGGACTTCCTGTATTAGACTAAACTAACACAAGAAATACAGCTGGTTTTCCCATCCCCAATTCCTTAGGAGTCTACAACCCCTTCCTCTAAGTGTCTGGACTAACTTAGATTACTTTTGAGAGCCCTCCCAATGCTTCTAGGCCTTAGCAGTTGCACAAATCCAGAAGACTTAATATAATTGTCACTATCACAATTCAAATAACGTTCAAAAGTGTAAAATGATCAACTTGAAGGAAAAATGACTCCCATCCTTTCATTCAATGTGAGTTCTCACCTATTTCAACCATCAGCACAATTGTATTCAAAAAGATGAGGAAGATGATAAAGTTTCTGAATATAGGACCTGTCTTCTCTTAAGAAAACATACAGAATGAAGTTCTTTCTAATTTACACAGGTGACATAATTAGGGCAATAAAACCCTAATGAGAAGAAAATGGAGtttgggaaggaaaaaataagtccTTAGAGGGATGATGAGGCAAGAGAGAgtaaaatgggataaaaatgaGTGGCAAGaggaacctccctggtggtccagtggttaagattctgccttctaatgcagggggtgtgggttcaatccctggtctgagaactaaggtcccacatgccctggggtataaccaaaaattaaaaaaaaaaaccaaaaaactcttgttgggggtggggagaataggagaaagggatagttagggagtttgggatcgacgTGTACACActgttacatttaaaatggaCACCCAACAGGGACCTaccgcatagcacagggaactctgctcaatgttttgtGGCAGCCGGGATGGGGGCGGagcttgggagagaatggatatatgtatatgcatggctgagtccctttgctgtctgctatcacaacactgtcaactggccatactccaataaaaaataaagcttttttaaaaaaataagtggcATGAAAGGATACGCTCAAGGACCCATCCAGCCCATAAGGAAAGAGGTGGCCTCTTGCTGCATCGCACTCGAAGGGTGCTCATTAGCCTCTGGGCATGTGTAATCCGTTCTACATGACGAGGTTTTATGGAGAAGCGCACAAGCTGGTGTTGATCTCCCAACATAAGACTCTTCAGACGGGAAGAATctacatcaaaaataaaagagacagtggataaatataaaaagaaatctttgggAGTATCAAGAGCAGGTAGGGTTGGGGGGCAGGAACACTTGTTAAGTAAtggactcccccccaccccccgagtaTAAGGGCTTACCTTGCTGTTCCTTCACACAACAACTAATACTAGTTTGAAGTAAGAGCTAACCTATTGCTTATGACCAACACTGTTCATTCCCAAGATAAGTTACAGGTTCAACCCTCAAAGTTTTGTGTCCTTGGTAGAAATATCCAGGCCAGCCAGGACTACTAGCTATCCTAGGCCTGAAAACAAGGGACATAGTTCTATCTCCTGGATTCagagttttatttattaagtCTTTATCAAGTTTGGTGTAACTTTTTAAAGCTGCAACCAAACCAATCTCCCCTGAATTTTCCACCCTTAAAATTTTCTCTGCTTCCTACTCTTTGGAGGGTGtggttacatgtgtgtgtgtgtgtgttcagtcactcagctgtgtcccactctttgtgaccccatggactgtagccccctgggctcctctgtccctgggattttccaaacaagaatactggagagggttgccatttcttcctccaggagatcttccccacccagggatgaaacccgcatctcctgcattggcaggcagaattctttaccactttgccacctgggaagggtgTGGATGGGAGCCTTAAATGCATCTTAGTGAAGAAACAGGCTGCTGACCAAGTATCTCTCGGATGGTGTGCCGTGGCACAGCTTGGCTCAAGCCTTGGAGATGCTCGATGAGTGAGAAAGTATCAATGAGCCGGGAACGAATGGCATCAGCCCGGGGTAGTTGCATGTGTCCTGATGGGTGATAAGTGGGCATgtctgttaagaaaataaaagagtgtCATTTCATTTTTGGAGTTGCACCAAGACTTGGagattctcttccctttctcccaaGGTCTTCGCCCTTAAGAAGACAAATACATTGTACTCAGACTCAAGGCCTTTTGAAACAAAAGGAGACGGGAGTCATTAAGGAATCTGCGTAGTTGACTAAGCGGCCAGGCGCCTTCACCCGTGTGACAGCATTTCTAGTTGAATGCAGCAGCCACAAAAGGTAGGAGTCCTGGGGTTGGACAAAGAGGAATTCAAGCACCACCTGGACCTGAAGGAGTCAGGTAATGCAATGAGTTGGGACAGAGGGAGGGCTCAGGGACAGCCCCCGAAAAGAAAAACCCAGTTCCACGAGGAATTGGGTAAAAGGCAACAGCCTGACATTTTGAAGATGTGTCCGATCCCAAACGTGACCACTTCAACGCGCTCCCTCGGGCGCCAGCTCCTTCTCTCAATTCCCGCTCCTGGGCCTCATCTCAGCCCAGGCTCTCTTCCGCCCACTCAGCCCTGACTTCAACTCCTCCGCCTCCGGTTCTGGAGCCCCCTGAGGTCGGCTCTCCGCAGGCGGGACGAACTCAGGGCCGGCTCCCAGCTCCGCAGCGCCACACGTCCGGCTCCCGCCCGGTCCCGCCCGGTCCCGGGTTCCGGCTGGCCCCCGGACCCACCCCCAGCAGCAGCCAGCGACCCGGGCCCCCCTTCGCAGCCCCGGTCGCCCCGGCGCTCGCCGCCTCGGCCCCGCCCCGCGCTCCGGCCACTCGGCGGTTACCAGCTGGTCCCGCCCGCCCGACGCAGGCGCCGCACAGCCAATCGGCGGCTGCCACACTGCGGCCCGAGCCGGGCTGGGGGGTTGGGACCTCCGGCTGCAGGTCCGCCTGGGCCAGACGCGCGATCGCAGGCTGAGGGTGCGTGGTCGCCGGCCCGGTCTCCGCAGTCCCCGCCGAGCCCCCGACCCTCCTGGCCGCCCCCCTCGCCTTACCTCGTCGCCATGCGCCTCCGCCGCCTACCGCTGTTCCCGGGCCTGGCGCTGCTCCTCGCCGCGGCCCGCCTCGCTGTTGCCTCCGATGTGCTGGAACTCACGGACGACAACTTCGAGAGTCGCATCACCGACACGGGCTCTTCGGGCCTCATGCTGGTCGAGTTCTTCGCCCCCTGGTGAGGCCAATCAGCCGGGGCGTCAGAGGGGCGGCCGGGTGGGCAGGGGGCGAAGGCGCGGGAACGGTTGGGCCTACGCAGCGTCGGCGCCCTCCATCATTCCGGAGAGCACGGCTGCGGCCGGCAGGTTTTCCGCCCACGGAGACCCGAGCTGCCTTGCCGAGAGCGGAGACGTCGGTGCTGATCCTCCTGGAAGCGAGAGCCGAGAAGGAGAAAGCGAAGGCCCCTCTCGCGCAGGGCCACATCCTTACCTCGGTGCTCCTGCCGCACTTCCTATTTGCAGAGGGTttaaccaccccctccccctccacccagcTTCGATGGTATCTTTAGAGTTTCTGCGTGAGTCAGTGCTACTGTCTACAGACTAGGCTTCGCGAGACCTTATATTGAAAGCTAACGTTTCGCCAAATGCGGAGGCCCTGGGCCCCCAGGGTACTTCCTTTCTTCTTGCCCCAAGCAGCCGTTGGTATCTAGCCAAGGTCACTCAAGTGGCTGCAGAATGGTCACTTGTGCCTTCTTAAGGCAGGCAGTTATTGTGTCCATCTCCTGGTGCACACTTTATTCGTTCAACTGATGCTTCTCAGCACCAGCAGAATTCAGTTAGAAAGAGTAGATGAACAGATTAATTCCACCAGAAGCTGTCTAAGTGGTCAGTTTCAATTAGGatttctggaaaatcccaaagaagaCCCCAATGAGAAAGTAAGCAGTGTTGGAGAAATACTGCACCTAAGGGTGACTTTACTAGGGTGTAAGTTCCTTAGGATACAACtgactggggctgggggtggggagagagcaaatagAATTTCTGGCCCAGGAAACCTGaatgttggcttttttttttttacccccaagATATTTATCATAGCAAACAATGATTATCTTAACGCTGGGGACGGCTCAATATAACCATGCTAATTACAGTACTTAATTTTTCTCCTGCCACAGTGACCCTTAATTAAAAACTTTGTATTCAGAAGTCTAAGGAAAAGAAAGTTAATGGATAACTTGCATTTACTTCTGTCAGTAACTCTGGTCTTCACTCTACAGGGGCTCAGCCGACTTGAGGGTACACTAGAAGTCCTGTAATGAAGACCACCCGAACCAGAGGGTGTGCTTATTTAGCAACATGTTTTCAACTTCTGATAGACTTGCATCTAGGGCGTTCCCATGACTAACTGGGAGTGCTGATGACACATCATAGGTGGTCTTTATACATCTCTAGAACTCCCATTCTCTCAGAAACAACTGGTCCCAATCACATAACAATGCTGTTGACTTTGAGGGGGTGTTCCTGTAGTTAGAATGGCTGTATGGAGCTGTATCGAAGCTGGGAGGTGCCTCTGTGACTACAGGGGTGAATATGAAGTGAATTGCTGGAGAATTGTGGGCTATCAGACAGTTTaaagcagatttttatttttacagttgaGGTGTTCTGTGctactttatgggcttccctgggggcgctagtggtaaagaaccggcctgccagtgcaggagatacgagagactcaggttcgatccctgggtcaggaagattccctggaggagggcatggcaacccactccagtattcttgcctggagaatcccttggacagaggagcctggcgggctacagtccatggggtcgcacagagtgggacaccacCGAAGAGACTCCACACTCATGCACATGCTACTTTAAATTGTTGTATGTGCTTCCCTAAGAACTGCATGGCCCATCGTGCACTAAACTGTCCCTAAAGTTGGGTGGACCTCTGCTATGGTGTCACCTTTTAACTGGTCTGGAAGGTAAAGAGTCATCCTCCACAATGCCTACAGGAAGGATCAGTTTGCTGAATGAGTAATTTGAAATCAAGGAAGTCTCCTGTTGATGATGTCCTTATTTCTTCACATtcagctatttttatttattaatattttagctgaaaatattttccagCTGCTATTATTCCTTCGTACTCTTGTTACATGTGAGATAGGAACAGTTAAAGAAGCCTTGTTAAGAGTAAAATGGACCTGTTTTGAGCAagttgtttttctcatttgtccTAGGGTATTTTTTCCACTCTCGTTTTACAAGTGAAAGTGACAGATTTCTTTGCAGCTGATTCTGTAGCCTAATGTTTCCATTATGAAGTCATCATCTATGTAATTTGGAAGAATGGGAGTATCTGGATTTCTGGGGGAATAAATAGAACTATTTAAATGTGataatttctgaaaattattgGTCAGTGTGAAGTTTTAAGTCTTCAGCATCTGCATGTGTTATAGGTTTGTGCCCTGTCCTCTGGGGCAGTAGTATTGATACCTGCTACTGTGTTTATAGATATAGAAAAAGATAGCATGAAGTGGatttagttaatatttttcttacacatactgatttctttccttggaattcccttcccctctcccacccccatttGGTCTTTTAAATAAGGTTTAGCTCAATAGTTAACTTCTTGCTTCTCTGGACCACTAACTGGTTGCTCCCTCTATCAGGACCTATTGATACTATCTATCACCCCTGCCAGACTGATGTTTCTGCAGGGCTAGGACTGTATCAGTTTTTCTTCTGTCAAAAGCTAAAACAGCATATGACACATTGCAGTCATGAAGTAATGCTTGTTGGGTGAATATATGTTGGGATTCCTTAAACTACCTGGATTAGTTGCTAGGTAGCAtccctggtggagaaggaaatggcaacccactccagtgttcttgcctggagaatcccagggatggaagagcctggtgggctgccgtctatggggtcgcacagagtcagactgaagcgacttagcagcagcagcagcagcatccctgAAGGTGAATGGGATTATTTGTGTTTTAGTATTATCCAGTAGTAGGTGAAAGAAGTAGTGGTAAAATTTGATGATCACCTTCAAAATCCACCTAAATTCCATTCCTGATGAATTTTAAAGAGGCAGTCTCCTCCACTGGAACTTGTCAGACAGGTCCTCCTGTTGGGTATTTGATGATATTGTGAATAGTAGCAGTGCTTAAGGTTTTTAGTCCCAGCCCAGTCCCTCTGATTATCTCCTGCATTCCCAGAGGAATCATTCAGTGAGCCCCAGGGGGGTGCCTCACCAcagggttttggggttttttttaatgcttaattGATATTTTGTATATGCATCTGTGTTGAGACCCACTGGTCTGGCCTAAttattttatgctattttttCTCTTCAGATGTTTAAAGGTAGCTGAAGTGAAACTGTTCAGAAATCTGTTGCCTCAGTCTTTTTGGACAATTACTACATATGTATTCAACAGAAATCTCTTAATACATATAACACATTTATTGTCTCTTACAAAAAAAAGCCCTTCATAGTTCTCTTGAATGAATCATTCTTACTAGTAATTTTACTTTTGCTCTACTATTCCCTTCTCTAAAATACCCTATCCTGTCCTGTATGAAGCCTTATATCTTTAAGACCCAGATCAGTTCTTTAATACACATTCATTTTTAACCTTTGCACCTGTATTATATTCCCAGAAGCCTAGATTTCTCAGCTAATTTGGTTATTTTATTAAATCAATtggaatttttgtatttttgttacaACCCACGTGcatgaattttttaatatattatggaATACAGAGGATATAATGAGTAATACCATATTTTATGTCTCACAAAGAGAGAAATGTTACCACTGAAACCATGACGTGATTGCAAGACATATCCCAGTTTCTGATGTTCTGATTCAGTAAAACGTGCGTCTGTGAAATACAGTATAAGGAATGCCATTAATTCACCATCCGCCCagtctaaaaaataaagtgaatgcaGTTGAAGTCCCCTGTGTGCCCTTTCCCCATGTTACACACTCCTTTATCCTGAATTTGGTTTTTATCATTTGGTTCTTCTATACTTTTAGTAAATATGTCTGTgaccctagttcagttcagtcactcagtcgtgtctgactctttgcaacaccatggactgcagcacgccaggctttcctgtccttcaccaactcccggagcttcctcaaactcatgtccatcgagttggtgatgccacccaaccatctcattctctgtcgtcccttctgccttcagtctttcctagcatcaggttctttgccagtgagtcagttcttcgcatcaggtggtcaaaacgtgttggagcttcagcttcagttatcagtcattccagtgaatattcagggttgatgtccttgcagtccaagggactctccaagagtcttctccaacaccacagttcaaaagcatcaattattcagcgaCCCTAAGCAACATCTAATGTtatagtttgtttttaatattactcTTTTTTCTATGTCAGCTTTCTAATGATTATTTTTGAGTAGGACTTCTATGGACCTTGAAGAATAtaaattcttcattttgttttaaacaagTTTTGGGGGGCAAAATGTTTCAGAGTTACTTATTCATCCATtactaaataaaatatgtgactTTTGGCTATGAAATACATCAGCTCAAATTTCTTCCTTGTttccttatgttttctaattctaTTTTTGCTGTCTGTGGGAAGGTTGAAGAACTACGCACCTTCTCTAAGGGCTCCCTCTGCAACCTGTTGGTTTTTGAAGAGATGATACATAGTGGGGCTAGCTGTGTACTGATGTACTCCTCCCCACGTTGGAAGTACAGTGTGCCTGAGGGATGGGTAGGACTTCTGGGCAGAGGAGCAGGTGTTACGATGGCCCTCTGGGAAAATACTCTAATTGACATAATGCTTTATCCTCGTCAGCTCTTATAGTCAGGTGAACTCTGTGGCCATAAAAATCAGGCTTGCTTCTTAGATAcatcttttagattctttcccattataggttattacaagatacttaATATAGTTTGCTGTGCTATATGGTAAGCCCTTGTTTACTATATAGTATCGTGTATATGTTACTTCCAGACTCCCAGtttatccccccacccccactgcactTTTAATTGAGAAGATAGAAGCTGTTCTGGACTGAGTCAATCCTGTAGAGTAGATCACAGGCTTGAGATAATAGTACCTTTACTTCTGAGAGATCTGATTAACCTTATCAGTACTGGATTTTGTTCAGGTGATGTGTTTTCTTTTGGAAGCAGCTAATAGTCAAAAGTAGTAGGATAATTTGAAGTCCTTCCTagagaaacaaaattaataaacttaTAGGATATATAagctttttctttaatatatttacataggTGTGGACACTGCAAAAAGCTTGCCCCAGAGTATGAAGCTGCAGCTACCAGATTAAAAGGAATAGTCCCATTAGCAAAGGTGAGTATAGGCAAATTCTTcattaaaggaaacaaaagtattttaaatagttATTGGTTAACAATTAACATTGATTTTCTTTGTTCATACTTgctaagaagagagaaaatggggTTCTGGGCAAATACACGACTGACTATTGATTATGGGTTTGAAAGATTAAAAGTGGTAAAACTAAGGGAAATACTGGCATATGACAAAAGTACGATATatggtaaataaaaattaagaggcAAATATGGAAAGTAAAATTACAGTAGACAAGGTCAGAGAAAATTATCGTTGAGTAATGAGTTCCCTAAATTACTATACACTAGTCACAGTGATGGGAATAGGAAGATGACAAGAGGATGTTAAGTGAGTAATTGGTCAACTGTAAACTTAGTATTTGCTTTTACAGTCAAAGTAATGCTTCCAGAATTTTGTCATTGTTGTGTCGCAGACTCCTAGTTGCTCCAGTCTAAAAGTTCATATCTTACCAGCCTCAAGTAAATAATTCATATCTATATGGGACTGTTTTTgaaaactgatatatatatatatatatatattttttaatttattactttggctgcactgagttttagttgcagcatgtgggatctagttccctgatgagggatcaagccctggcccccagcattgggagcatagactcttagccactggatgaccagggaattcctgaaagCTACTTTTAATCCTGATGTTCTATGGCAACTtgccataggaaaaaaaaagagttcagtgctcacttcggcagtacgtatactaaaattggaacgatacagagaaagATTaaatggcccctgcgcaaggatgacacccAGATTCATGAAGCGTTCCATCTTtttttacattaccatatgtaaaatagacagccaacaggcatttgctgtgtggctcaggaaactcaaac harbors:
- the LOC122706805 gene encoding vegetative cell wall protein gp1-like, which codes for MQQPQKVGVLGLDKEEFKHHLDLKESALTSTPPPPVLEPPEVGSPQAGRTQGRLPAPQRHTSGSRPVPPGPGFRLAPGPTPSSSQRPGPPFAAPVAPALAASAPPRAPATRRLPAGPARPTQAPHSQSAAATLRPEPGWGVGTSGCRSAWARRAIAG